A region from the Vigna radiata var. radiata cultivar VC1973A unplaced genomic scaffold, Vradiata_ver6 scaffold_133, whole genome shotgun sequence genome encodes:
- the LOC106753471 gene encoding isochorismate synthase 2, chloroplastic isoform X2, with amino-acid sequence MATAIFHKWLTHFTDTKKCSSNTLYSNASKGHQSLYFHHYHRPVCQGCCYLSMNGCREGHEQHARARKPVGTIETRTLATVASPAMAMYSLNLAISELKSAPFGTSSGIVRVQVPIEEQVEAIDWLHSQNHLLLPRCFFSGRKHSPNGEANLVSVAGVGSAVFFSQPHPFSYWDWISIRRFLSERCPLVRAYGAIRFNAEAKVSSEWLAFGSFYFVIPQVEFNELEGGSMLTITIAWDNDLSWSWENAINALQETLCKVSSSIVNFPKQTPPTLILSSHNIPSKVDWDLAVNRALQMIERNDSLLTKVVLARSTRVVPTSDIDPLAWLSCLKVEGENAYQFLLQPPNAPAFIGNTPEQLFHRKWLHITSEALAGTRARGASQALDRQIELDLLTSPKDDIEFTIVRDTIRRKVEAVCERVVIKPEKMIRKLPRIQHLFAQLSGRLRREEDEFEILSSLHPSPAVCGFPTEEAQLLIAKTEVFDRGMYAGPVGWFGGGESEFAVGIRSALVEKNRFLHLSFRSLHRWSEILSFAEIKY; translated from the exons ATGGCCACAGCCATCTTTCACAAGTGGCTCACTCATTTCACAGACACAAAGAAATGCAGCAGCAACACCCTTTATTCAAATGCTTCCAAGGGACACCAATCCCTCTACTTCCACCACTATCAT AGACCTGTGTGTCAAGGGTGCTGCTACCTTTCAATGAATGGTTGCAGAGAGGGACATGAACAACATGCAAGAGCAAGGAAGCCAGTTGGGACCATAGAAACCAGAACGTTGGCAACTGTTGCATCACCTGCAATGGCTATGTACAGTCTGAACTTGGCCATTTCAGAGCTGAAATCGGCCCCGTTTGGTACCTCGTCGGGCATAGTAAGGGTGCAGGTGCCGATTGAAGAGCAGGTTGAGGCCATCGATTGGCTCCATTCACAGAACCATCTTCTGCTTCCTCGCTGCTTCTTCTCTGGAAGGAAGCACAGTCCCAATGGTGAAGCAAACTTGGTGAGCGTTGCTGGGGTGGGTTCAGCTGTTTTCTTTTCCCAGCCACATCCTTTTTCCTACTGGGATTGGATTTCTATAAGGAG GTTTCTTTCTGAGAGGTGCCCTTTAGTCCGTGCCTATGGTGCTATCCGTTTCAATGCAGAAGCTAAGGTGTCATCAGAGTGGCTGGCTTTTGGTTCTTTCTACTTCGTGATACCTCAG GTTGAGTTCAATGAGCTTGAAGGAGGATCAATGCTTACCATTACTATTGCTTGGGATAATGATCTTTCTTGGTCATGGGAAAATGCAATCAATGCACTTCAAGAAACACTTTGCAAA GTTTCTTCCTCCATTGTGAACTTTCCAAAACAAACTCCTCCAACATTAATATTAAGCAGCCATAACATTCCTAGTAAAGTAGACTGGGATCTTGCAGTTAATAGAGCTTTACAAATGATAGAGCGAAATGACTCCTTATTAACCAAG GTTGTGCTAGCACGTAGCACTAGGGTCGTACCTACTTCTGATATTGATCCTCTTGCATGGTTATCTTGCTTAAAG GTTGAAGGTGAAAATGCGTATCAGTTTTTGCTTCAGCCACCAAATGCACCAGCATTCATTGGAAACACA CCAGAGCAACTATTTCACAGAAAATGGCTCCACATTACTAGTGAGGCTTTGGCTGGGACCCGTGCTAGAGGAGCATCACAAGCATTAGATCGCCAAATTGAACTTGACTTACTTACCAG TCCAAAGGATGACATTGAGTTTACCATAGTGAGAGACACCATAAGAAGAAAAGTAGAG GCAGTATGTGAAAGGGTTGTGATCAAGCCAgagaaaatgataagaaaactCCCCAGGATTCAACATTTGTTTGCTCAATTATCTGGTAGgctaagaagagaagaagatgag tttgaaattttgtcATCTCTTCACCCTAGTCCAGCGGTTTGTGGGTTTCCAACCGAAGAGGCACAACTTTTAATTGCAAAGACAG AAGTATTTGATCGAGGGATGTATGCTGGACCTGTTGGTTGGTTTGGAGGAGGAGAGAGTGAATTTGCTGTAGGGATTCGGTCAGCATTGGTGGAAAAG AATAGGTTTCTTCACTTGAGTTTCAGAAGTTTGCACAGATGGAGTGAGATTTTATCATTTGctgaaattaaatattga
- the LOC106753471 gene encoding isochorismate synthase 2, chloroplastic isoform X1, with protein MATAIFHKWLTHFTDTKKCSSNTLYSNASKGHQSLYFHHYHRPVCQGCCYLSMNGCREGHEQHARARKPVGTIETRTLATVASPAMAMYSLNLAISELKSAPFGTSSGIVRVQVPIEEQVEAIDWLHSQNHLLLPRCFFSGRKHSPNGEANLVSVAGVGSAVFFSQPHPFSYWDWISIRRFLSERCPLVRAYGAIRFNAEAKVSSEWLAFGSFYFVIPQVEFNELEGGSMLTITIAWDNDLSWSWENAINALQETLCKVSSSIVNFPKQTPPTLILSSHNIPSKVDWDLAVNRALQMIERNDSLLTKVVLARSTRVVPTSDIDPLAWLSCLKVEGENAYQFLLQPPNAPAFIGNTPEQLFHRKWLHITSEALAGTRARGASQALDRQIELDLLTSPKDDIEFTIVRDTIRRKVEAVCERVVIKPEKMIRKLPRIQHLFAQLSGRLRREEDEFEILSSLHPSPAVCGFPTEEAQLLIAKTEVFDRGMYAGPVGWFGGGESEFAVGIRSALVEKDRGAFIYAGTGIVEGSSPYLEWDELELKTSQFTKLLKLDLPQRQKVDCK; from the exons ATGGCCACAGCCATCTTTCACAAGTGGCTCACTCATTTCACAGACACAAAGAAATGCAGCAGCAACACCCTTTATTCAAATGCTTCCAAGGGACACCAATCCCTCTACTTCCACCACTATCAT AGACCTGTGTGTCAAGGGTGCTGCTACCTTTCAATGAATGGTTGCAGAGAGGGACATGAACAACATGCAAGAGCAAGGAAGCCAGTTGGGACCATAGAAACCAGAACGTTGGCAACTGTTGCATCACCTGCAATGGCTATGTACAGTCTGAACTTGGCCATTTCAGAGCTGAAATCGGCCCCGTTTGGTACCTCGTCGGGCATAGTAAGGGTGCAGGTGCCGATTGAAGAGCAGGTTGAGGCCATCGATTGGCTCCATTCACAGAACCATCTTCTGCTTCCTCGCTGCTTCTTCTCTGGAAGGAAGCACAGTCCCAATGGTGAAGCAAACTTGGTGAGCGTTGCTGGGGTGGGTTCAGCTGTTTTCTTTTCCCAGCCACATCCTTTTTCCTACTGGGATTGGATTTCTATAAGGAG GTTTCTTTCTGAGAGGTGCCCTTTAGTCCGTGCCTATGGTGCTATCCGTTTCAATGCAGAAGCTAAGGTGTCATCAGAGTGGCTGGCTTTTGGTTCTTTCTACTTCGTGATACCTCAG GTTGAGTTCAATGAGCTTGAAGGAGGATCAATGCTTACCATTACTATTGCTTGGGATAATGATCTTTCTTGGTCATGGGAAAATGCAATCAATGCACTTCAAGAAACACTTTGCAAA GTTTCTTCCTCCATTGTGAACTTTCCAAAACAAACTCCTCCAACATTAATATTAAGCAGCCATAACATTCCTAGTAAAGTAGACTGGGATCTTGCAGTTAATAGAGCTTTACAAATGATAGAGCGAAATGACTCCTTATTAACCAAG GTTGTGCTAGCACGTAGCACTAGGGTCGTACCTACTTCTGATATTGATCCTCTTGCATGGTTATCTTGCTTAAAG GTTGAAGGTGAAAATGCGTATCAGTTTTTGCTTCAGCCACCAAATGCACCAGCATTCATTGGAAACACA CCAGAGCAACTATTTCACAGAAAATGGCTCCACATTACTAGTGAGGCTTTGGCTGGGACCCGTGCTAGAGGAGCATCACAAGCATTAGATCGCCAAATTGAACTTGACTTACTTACCAG TCCAAAGGATGACATTGAGTTTACCATAGTGAGAGACACCATAAGAAGAAAAGTAGAG GCAGTATGTGAAAGGGTTGTGATCAAGCCAgagaaaatgataagaaaactCCCCAGGATTCAACATTTGTTTGCTCAATTATCTGGTAGgctaagaagagaagaagatgag tttgaaattttgtcATCTCTTCACCCTAGTCCAGCGGTTTGTGGGTTTCCAACCGAAGAGGCACAACTTTTAATTGCAAAGACAG AAGTATTTGATCGAGGGATGTATGCTGGACCTGTTGGTTGGTTTGGAGGAGGAGAGAGTGAATTTGCTGTAGGGATTCGGTCAGCATTGGTGGAAAAG GATAGAGGTGCATTTATATATGCTGGGACAGGGATTGTGGAAGGAAGCAGTCCTTATCTGGAATGGGATGAGCTAGAACTCAAGACATCTCAG TTCACCAAGTTGCTCAAGCTGGACTTGCCTCAGAGACAAAAAGTAGATTGTAAATGA
- the LOC106753471 gene encoding isochorismate synthase 2, chloroplastic isoform X3, which produces MATAIFHKWLTHFTDTKKCSSNTLYSNASKGHQSLYFHHYHRPVCQGCCYLSMNGCREGHEQHARARKPVGTIETRTLATVASPAMAMYSLNLAISELKSAPFGTSSGIVRVQVPIEEQVEAIDWLHSQNHLLLPRCFFSGRKHSPNGEANLVSVAGVGSAVFFSQPHPFSYWDWISIRRFLSERCPLVRAYGAIRFNAEAKVSSEWLAFGSFYFVIPQVEFNELEGGSMLTITIAWDNDLSWSWENAINALQETLCKVSSSIVNFPKQTPPTLILSSHNIPSKVDWDLAVNRALQMIERNDSLLTKVVLARSTRVVPTSDIDPLAWLSCLKVEGENAYQFLLQPPNAPAFIGNTPEQLFHRKWLHITSEALAGTRARGASQALDRQIELDLLTSPKDDIEFTIVRDTIRRKVEAVCERVVIKPEKMIRKLPRIQHLFAQLSGRLRREEDEFEILSSLHPSPAVCGFPTEEAQLLIAKTDNMQKYLIEGCMLDLLVGLEEERVNLL; this is translated from the exons ATGGCCACAGCCATCTTTCACAAGTGGCTCACTCATTTCACAGACACAAAGAAATGCAGCAGCAACACCCTTTATTCAAATGCTTCCAAGGGACACCAATCCCTCTACTTCCACCACTATCAT AGACCTGTGTGTCAAGGGTGCTGCTACCTTTCAATGAATGGTTGCAGAGAGGGACATGAACAACATGCAAGAGCAAGGAAGCCAGTTGGGACCATAGAAACCAGAACGTTGGCAACTGTTGCATCACCTGCAATGGCTATGTACAGTCTGAACTTGGCCATTTCAGAGCTGAAATCGGCCCCGTTTGGTACCTCGTCGGGCATAGTAAGGGTGCAGGTGCCGATTGAAGAGCAGGTTGAGGCCATCGATTGGCTCCATTCACAGAACCATCTTCTGCTTCCTCGCTGCTTCTTCTCTGGAAGGAAGCACAGTCCCAATGGTGAAGCAAACTTGGTGAGCGTTGCTGGGGTGGGTTCAGCTGTTTTCTTTTCCCAGCCACATCCTTTTTCCTACTGGGATTGGATTTCTATAAGGAG GTTTCTTTCTGAGAGGTGCCCTTTAGTCCGTGCCTATGGTGCTATCCGTTTCAATGCAGAAGCTAAGGTGTCATCAGAGTGGCTGGCTTTTGGTTCTTTCTACTTCGTGATACCTCAG GTTGAGTTCAATGAGCTTGAAGGAGGATCAATGCTTACCATTACTATTGCTTGGGATAATGATCTTTCTTGGTCATGGGAAAATGCAATCAATGCACTTCAAGAAACACTTTGCAAA GTTTCTTCCTCCATTGTGAACTTTCCAAAACAAACTCCTCCAACATTAATATTAAGCAGCCATAACATTCCTAGTAAAGTAGACTGGGATCTTGCAGTTAATAGAGCTTTACAAATGATAGAGCGAAATGACTCCTTATTAACCAAG GTTGTGCTAGCACGTAGCACTAGGGTCGTACCTACTTCTGATATTGATCCTCTTGCATGGTTATCTTGCTTAAAG GTTGAAGGTGAAAATGCGTATCAGTTTTTGCTTCAGCCACCAAATGCACCAGCATTCATTGGAAACACA CCAGAGCAACTATTTCACAGAAAATGGCTCCACATTACTAGTGAGGCTTTGGCTGGGACCCGTGCTAGAGGAGCATCACAAGCATTAGATCGCCAAATTGAACTTGACTTACTTACCAG TCCAAAGGATGACATTGAGTTTACCATAGTGAGAGACACCATAAGAAGAAAAGTAGAG GCAGTATGTGAAAGGGTTGTGATCAAGCCAgagaaaatgataagaaaactCCCCAGGATTCAACATTTGTTTGCTCAATTATCTGGTAGgctaagaagagaagaagatgag tttgaaattttgtcATCTCTTCACCCTAGTCCAGCGGTTTGTGGGTTTCCAACCGAAGAGGCACAACTTTTAATTGCAAAGACAG ACAATATGCAGAAGTATTTGATCGAGGGATGTATGCTGGACCTGTTGGTTGGTTTGGAGGAGGAGAGAGTGAATTTGCTGTAG
- the LOC106753460 gene encoding uncharacterized protein LOC106753460 — translation MALLLRLNRRRATSSRTLFFSTSNSDSNSGSNSPFSSLLREVRENLKQPPSPSSNPRSQPLFANEIRKNLSEFRAKTAPPPPGDPSQQQQQFSFQQIYQRQNAQGNPPRSGEPPSLRMDTIRESLRNFSGAQNSPWQGRPGMIGGTNALPQDIFGKEMRKEGTQSKTMFSAGFLKTYSVEDLGKKLRKLRPEGKEKGWFSVRELNERLVRLRKMEEEQARSNIHDSTIGAIRECLSKGKITCSLRLDPHQTQP, via the coding sequence ATGGCCCTTCTTCTCCGTCTCAATCGTCGGAGGGCAACCAGCTCTCGCACACTCTTCTTCTCGACTTCGAATTCCGATTCTAACTCCGGCTCCAACTCTCCCTTCTCTTCCCTTTTGAGAGAGGTAAGGGAAAATCTCAAACAACCCCCATCCCCTTCCTCAAACCCTCGCTCACAACCACTCTTCGCAAACGAGATCCGAAAAAACCTCAGCGAGTTCCGCGCCAAGACCGCTCCTCCTCCGCCCGGCGACCCGtcgcagcagcagcagcaattTTCGTTCCAGCAAATCTACCAGCGCCAGAACGCGCAGGGGAATCCCCCCAGATCGGGAGAACCGCCCTCCCTCAGAATGGATACCATTCGCGAGAGCCTGCGGAACTTTTCTGGTGCCCAAAACTCGCCGTGGCAGGGCCGTCCTGGGATGATCGGCGGCACGAACGCCTTGCCGCAGGACATTTTCGGGAAAGAGATGAGGAAAGAGGGTACGCAGTCGAAGACGATGTTTTCGGCGGGGTTCTTGAAGACTTACAGCGTGGAGGATTTGGGGAAGAAATTGAGAAAGCTGAGGCCGGAGGGAAAGGAAAAGGGTTGGTTTTCAGTGAGGGAGTTGAATGAGAGGTTGGTGAGGTTGAGGAAGATGGAGGAGGAGCAAGCCCGTTCCAATATCCATGATTCTACTATTGGCGCAATAAGGGAATGTCTCAGTAAGGGTAAAATCACGTGCTCACTAAGACTTGATCCCCACCAGACCCAACCTTGA